The Mugil cephalus isolate CIBA_MC_2020 chromosome 8, CIBA_Mcephalus_1.1, whole genome shotgun sequence genome segment ACTGCAATGCTGTAATTCTGTCCACTGTTGTTGTCCCAGAAAGGCTCCCTGTGTCCTCCTGGCAAATACTTTAAACAGAACTCTATCTTCCGTTTGGCGTCCAGCACCTTAGGGATCGCAATGTCAAATTCAAAGATGTCCGTGTCGGGGCCTCCGAAGCGCTTCTGCAGGTACGTGCACGGGACATCTCTGTAGCTCTGCCACGAGTCAAAGGTGATGCGAACGCGCACATCCTTCTGGACGCTGATGTTCCTGACTCGCACGGTGCCTTGGACGGCCTGTTCGGAAATACTGCAGTTCTCCAGGATGACCATGCTCTCTGCCAGTTTGGCACGGAAGGCCTGGAAATCTGCGGAGGGCTGTGGGAAACCCAGTTTGAGTCGTGTTCCTGGGCAGCAGGTGCTGACGGTGCAGCTGTAGCCATCCTCCGTCATGCTCCCCAAACCCTGCAGCGAGGGCAGCAGGTCGAGGTCGGGCTGCTCCTCTTCGTCGGAAAACACTCGCACGGCTGTCAGAGACAGTCCGTGCGAGTCGGCAAAAACCACGCGTTTGTTCTTGACCGGCAGCAGgacgtcgtcgtcgtcgtcgtccagGTCACTCATAAAAGATGAGAGCGGGTGGGTCACATAGCTCAAGATGTCAGAGGAGAGCTGGTCTGAAACTTGAGGACGGATGCAAGGTCGCTGGGGTTTCAGGATGGGGACCCAGACGTGAGGACACAGTTGTTTACTTTGGTTCAAGCAGAGCCGCACAGCAATCTCCACAAGTCCAGAGGACTGGGCCATTGAGCCCAGGCCAAACGCGGGAAGGACACTTAAAAGAAATAGACAGTGATTTCCATAAATGTTGTTGCCCTTAAAGTGTGATCAGTGAGTTCAGTGTGACCTGTTAGCAAAACCGTGACGGtatc includes the following:
- the ppp1r3c2b gene encoding protein phosphatase 1 regulatory subunit 3C-B-like isoform X2, giving the protein MCQILLWVKHRLAAATCCSWESVDLHSTTEGFIFITQHQTSSMEMSSASVLPAFGLGSMAQSSGLVEIAVRLCLNQSKQLCPHVWVPILKPQRPCIRPQVSDQLSSDILSYVTHPLSSFMSDLDDDDDDVLLPVKNKRVVFADSHGLSLTAVRVFSDEEEQPDLDLLPSLQGLGSMTEDGYSCTVSTCCPGTRLKLGFPQPSADFQAFRAKLAESMVILENCSISEQAVQGTVRVRNISVQKDVRVRITFDSWQSYRDVPCTYLQKRFGGPDTDIFEFDIAIPKVLDAKRKIEFCLKYLPGGHREPFWDNNSGQNYSIAVCVSSHLCRGKNLSERA
- the ppp1r3c2b gene encoding protein phosphatase 1 regulatory subunit 3C-B-like isoform X1: MCQILLWVKHRLAAATCCSWESVVDLHSTTEGFIFITQHQTSSMEMSSASVLPAFGLGSMAQSSGLVEIAVRLCLNQSKQLCPHVWVPILKPQRPCIRPQVSDQLSSDILSYVTHPLSSFMSDLDDDDDDVLLPVKNKRVVFADSHGLSLTAVRVFSDEEEQPDLDLLPSLQGLGSMTEDGYSCTVSTCCPGTRLKLGFPQPSADFQAFRAKLAESMVILENCSISEQAVQGTVRVRNISVQKDVRVRITFDSWQSYRDVPCTYLQKRFGGPDTDIFEFDIAIPKVLDAKRKIEFCLKYLPGGHREPFWDNNSGQNYSIAVCVSSHLCRGKNLSERA